One stretch of Chroococcidiopsis sp. CCMEE 29 DNA includes these proteins:
- a CDS encoding S-layer family protein, translating to MSFPDGAQRSDISLSNGAGIDVTASGGGSIAVNARNLEMTEGSYLFAGIEGGLASENSKAGNIDINATGAIYLNNESMIANQVLAGANGQGGDVNISASSLWLEGGAQINAFTLGAGRGGNLTVNASSEVQLIGTSKDGESSSNLTTSAQPNSTGNAGGLNLETPTLLVRDGAQVGAVTFGAGRGGNLNVVAHDIQLIGTSKDSRFPSGLSVSATRNSTGDAGNLTINTDNLWLEDGAQITAATFGTGRGGNLNVVARDIQLSGISNGGLSSGLFTSTQRNSTGDAGGLTISTDNLLVQDGATVGVQSLGTGTAGNMRLDARSIRLDNNALLTANTQSALVDSNSEQATININSQNLFMSRNSNIFTNAEGENVIGGNININTDFLFAIENSDISANSENFRGGNVRINASGIFGTQFRQAPDDRTSDITASGANPQFSGTVELDVPEIDPNSGLAILPSVPVDTQVARACTPNSDQNQSEFIVTGRGGLPPNPTEVLSSDAILIDWVALQPTTENQSSPTSAANSTAPSPAPIVEATGWEFDRQGKVILTASNLPTQSDNSWQSSDGCKLH from the coding sequence TTGAGTTTTCCCGATGGTGCACAAAGAAGTGATATTTCCTTGAGCAATGGTGCTGGGATAGATGTAACTGCTAGTGGTGGTGGAAGCATCGCAGTTAATGCTCGAAATTTAGAAATGACAGAAGGAAGCTACCTGTTTGCCGGAATAGAGGGTGGGCTTGCTTCAGAGAATAGTAAGGCGGGCAATATTGACATCAATGCAACTGGAGCGATCTACCTTAATAACGAAAGTATGATTGCCAATCAGGTGCTAGCAGGAGCAAACGGACAAGGAGGCGATGTCAATATCAGTGCTAGCAGCTTGTGGCTTGAGGGTGGGGCACAGATAAATGCTTTTACATTAGGTGCTGGTAGAGGCGGAAATTTAACAGTTAATGCTTCTTCTGAGGTACAACTGATCGGTACAAGCAAGGATGGTGAGTCTTCCAGTAACTTAACTACCTCTGCACAGCCAAACTCAACAGGGAATGCGGGAGGCTTGAATCTTGAAACTCCTACCTTGCTCGTGCGAGATGGAGCACAGGTAGGTGCTGTGACATTTGGTGCTGGCAGAGGAGGAAATTTGAATGTCGTTGCTCATGACATACAACTGATAGGTACAAGCAAGGATAGTCGGTTTCCTAGTGGCTTGTCTGTTTCCGCAACGCGAAACTCAACTGGAGATGCGGGTAATTTGACAATTAACACTGACAACTTGTGGCTTGAGGATGGGGCGCAGATAACTGCTGCTACATTTGGTACAGGCAGAGGAGGAAATTTGAATGTCGTTGCTCGTGACATACAACTGAGTGGTATAAGCAATGGCGGTCTTTCCAGTGGCTTATTTACTTCCACGCAGCGAAACTCAACAGGAGATGCAGGCGGCTTGACAATTAGCACTGACAACTTGTTAGTTCAAGATGGAGCTACAGTAGGCGTGCAGAGTCTCGGAACAGGAACCGCAGGTAATATGAGATTAGATGCTCGCTCCATCCGCTTAGACAACAACGCCTTACTCACTGCCAATACACAAAGCGCTCTTGTCGATTCCAACTCGGAGCAAGCGACAATTAATATTAACTCCCAAAATTTGTTTATGAGTCGCAATAGTAACATTTTCACCAACGCCGAGGGTGAAAACGTCATCGGCGGCAACATTAACATCAACACAGATTTCCTCTTTGCTATTGAAAATAGCGACATCAGCGCAAATTCAGAAAACTTCCGTGGCGGCAACGTGCGAATTAATGCTTCTGGAATCTTTGGCACGCAGTTTCGACAAGCGCCAGACGATCGCACGAGTGATATTACTGCTTCTGGAGCCAATCCCCAGTTTAGCGGGACTGTGGAACTTGACGTACCCGAAATTGACCCTAACAGCGGCTTAGCGATCTTGCCATCAGTCCCAGTTGATACCCAAGTAGCACGGGCTTGTACTCCCAATAGCGATCAAAATCAAAGCGAATTTATTGTTACTGGTCGCGGTGGCTTGCCGCCCAATCCCACAGAAGTACTTAGTAGTGACGCGATTTTGATCGATTGGGTCGCACTTCAGCCCACAACGGAAAACCAATCTAGTCCAACTTCAGCCGCCAATTCAACTGCACCATCACCAGCACCAATTGTAGAAGCTACTGGGTGGGAATTCGATCGCCAGGGTAAAGTCATTCTTACCGCCTCTAACCTCCCCACTCAATCTGATAATTCCTGGCAGTCTTCTGATGGGTGCAAGCTGCACTAA
- a CDS encoding filamentous hemagglutinin N-terminal domain-containing protein, translating to MSWNWSWQLGLASFLTTVGALCVGENRTHAQIAPDTTLGSENSTVTSTGAVDTINGGATRGANLFHSFREFNVEEGRAAIFTNPAGIENILTRVTGAKLSNILGTLGVAGNANLFLINPNGIIFGANARLDVGGSFFATTAHAISFGEQGVFSATNPSNPGLLTVNPSALLFNQIRAAAIQNNSIASSGLKIIRA from the coding sequence ATGAGCTGGAATTGGAGTTGGCAATTAGGACTAGCAAGCTTTCTAACCACTGTTGGGGCGCTCTGTGTTGGAGAAAATCGTACTCATGCTCAGATCGCGCCCGACACTACACTCGGTAGCGAAAATTCTACCGTCACATCGACAGGTGCAGTTGATACGATAAATGGCGGCGCTACTAGAGGCGCTAACCTGTTTCACAGTTTTCGGGAATTCAATGTTGAAGAAGGACGAGCCGCTATTTTCACTAATCCGGCTGGGATAGAGAATATTCTCACCAGGGTGACGGGGGCTAAGCTGTCTAACATTCTGGGAACGTTGGGTGTAGCGGGCAATGCCAATCTGTTTTTGATTAATCCCAATGGAATTATTTTTGGCGCAAATGCCCGTCTGGATGTAGGCGGATCGTTTTTCGCTACCACAGCTCATGCAATCTCTTTTGGCGAGCAAGGTGTTTTCAGTGCTACAAATCCTAGCAATCCTGGACTACTGACTGTCAATCCTTCGGCTTTACTATTTAACCAAATTCGTGCCGCAGCTATCCAAAATAACTCAATTGCTTCCTCCGGTTTAAAAATAATCCGAGCTTGA
- a CDS encoding pentapeptide repeat-containing protein, with the protein MVLNSRISPEETEKLAEQLKHIALAGKKKKDAKTKKCNLTDLQNWVTQGIAQGKTYSEMDLETSKKDRSEYYKQVGSDLFKYMNLVVQETDIPEEVHKENVFSFMQEYGEKLYDRAILIIKEIEQNWNSADKAVEQNVTSTYRAIVVLKGRLTADNKLKDIVNHLEEAYNLPAVSTPLIKSSELRITLGGSFRNLKNLQELFRKEKLKDILHIPIEDIKILSNGSSDDKRDKHNLVQEINKKKLGERQLVSANLSEMNLVGCFLVSSNLSAANLSRADLTVAKLVEAELFRADLYRADLYQTKLSYADLRQADLREANLEEADMSQADLQEANLHKAWLVRAVVFRADLRAADLQEANLTEADMSQADLRQANLHGARLVKAVVFRANLCGADLSEADLSKAIWWQHALIDETTKLSDWLRQLWESLTQKKDIDPSSGTGGTNCSGSDVSKANLSDNDITDANFSYVNSSGTNFSRTKFTNVDFSRANCNGADFSRAIFSNVNFRGTDLRHVGNVQYARFISCKGLSKNTRRYLKQQGAIFEVNPARRIVGRVFGTSGNSSRWIASQVWQVLQIIPILVVLFTLGFIVYQHQESIGSKIGDLWNSVQSSFLHYFWPSTDKDKEKSLLRFVVAGLLAMTFGGAYIAQRQPRK; encoded by the coding sequence ATGGTTTTAAATTCAAGAATTTCCCCTGAAGAAACAGAAAAACTAGCAGAACAATTAAAGCATATTGCACTTGCAGGTAAGAAGAAGAAAGACGCTAAGACGAAAAAATGCAACTTAACTGATTTACAAAATTGGGTGACGCAAGGAATTGCTCAGGGAAAAACTTATTCAGAAATGGATCTAGAAACATCTAAAAAAGATCGATCTGAATACTACAAGCAGGTAGGAAGTGACCTATTTAAATATATGAATCTTGTGGTACAGGAAACAGATATACCAGAAGAAGTACATAAAGAAAACGTTTTCTCTTTTATGCAAGAGTATGGTGAAAAATTGTATGATCGTGCAATTCTAATCATAAAAGAAATAGAACAAAACTGGAATTCCGCAGATAAAGCAGTAGAACAAAATGTGACTTCCACATATCGAGCAATAGTTGTGCTCAAAGGGAGATTAACAGCAGATAATAAACTTAAAGATATTGTTAATCATTTAGAAGAAGCATATAATTTGCCCGCAGTTTCAACACCTTTAATAAAATCATCAGAGCTTAGAATAACTTTAGGAGGTTCATTCAGAAATCTGAAAAATTTACAAGAATTATTTAGAAAAGAAAAATTAAAAGATATCTTACATATCCCTATTGAAGATATTAAAATATTGTCTAACGGAAGTTCAGATGATAAAAGAGACAAACATAATTTAGTACAAGAGATCAATAAAAAGAAGCTTGGAGAGCGACAACTGGTTAGTGCTAACTTAAGTGAGATGAATCTGGTCGGCTGTTTTTTGGTTAGCTCTAATTTAAGCGCTGCTAACTTAAGTCGTGCTGACTTAACTGTTGCTAAATTAGTGGAGGCTGAGCTGTTCCGTGCTGATTTATACCGTGCTGACCTTTATCAGACTAAACTGTCTTACGCTGACCTGCGCCAAGCTGACTTGCGGGAAGCTAACCTTGAAGAGGCTGACATGTCTCAGGCTGACTTGCAAGAAGCTAATTTGCACAAAGCTTGGCTTGTAAGAGCTGTAGTGTTTCGGGCTGACCTGCGCGCAGCTGACTTGCAAGAAGCCAATCTGACTGAGGCTGACATGTCTCAGGCTGACCTGCGCCAAGCTAATTTACATGGAGCTAGGCTTGTAAAAGCTGTAGTGTTTCGGGCTAACCTGTGCGGAGCTGACTTGAGCGAAGCTGACCTGAGTAAGGCGATATGGTGGCAACATGCTTTAATTGATGAAACAACAAAACTTAGCGATTGGTTGCGTCAGCTCTGGGAGTCTCTCACACAGAAAAAAGACATAGACCCGTCGAGCGGTACCGGTGGTACCAATTGCAGCGGATCTGATGTGAGCAAAGCTAATCTCAGCGACAACGATATCACAGATGCCAATTTCAGCTATGTCAATAGCAGCGGAACTAATTTTAGCAGAACCAAATTTACAAATGTCGATTTCAGCCGTGCGAATTGCAACGGCGCTGATTTTAGCAGAGCTATTTTTAGTAATGTTAATTTCAGGGGAACCGACCTGCGTCATGTAGGTAACGTGCAGTATGCTCGATTCATATCGTGTAAAGGGCTTTCTAAGAATACGAGGCGTTATCTAAAGCAGCAAGGAGCAATTTTTGAGGTCAATCCTGCAAGGCGGATCGTAGGTCGAGTCTTTGGGACGAGCGGAAATTCGTCAAGGTGGATCGCCAGTCAAGTTTGGCAGGTTTTGCAGATTATTCCGATCTTAGTTGTACTATTCACGCTTGGTTTTATCGTTTATCAGCATCAGGAATCAATAGGATCAAAAATAGGAGATTTATGGAATTCTGTGCAGTCGTCTTTTCTGCATTATTTTTGGCCGTCTACAGATAAGGATAAAGAGAAATCTTTGCTAAGGTTTGTAGTGGCGGGATTGTTGGCAATGACATTTGGGGGAGCTTATATAGCTCAGCGGCAACCACGAAAGTAA
- a CDS encoding DUF1822 family protein produces MTPESSGSRSSTFKVPIGKEAVDRALEFQKQHGHNHTRAERVYLNTLAVSAVDAFLHRLEIETALADSNSQEVVCQVLMDVADLEIPNLGQLECRPVLPGADAVSIPPEVWSERIGYVAVQLDDSLQEATLLGFTTTVPDSGELPLAQLQPITLLPAYIQQIRQAKLS; encoded by the coding sequence ATGACACCAGAATCATCAGGTTCTAGATCTTCAACCTTCAAAGTCCCAATAGGCAAAGAAGCTGTCGATCGCGCACTAGAATTCCAGAAACAACATGGCCACAACCACACCAGAGCCGAGCGGGTTTATCTCAATACTCTGGCAGTGTCTGCGGTTGATGCCTTCCTGCATCGTCTAGAAATCGAGACCGCTCTTGCAGACAGCAACAGTCAAGAAGTGGTGTGTCAAGTACTGATGGATGTTGCCGATCTAGAAATTCCAAACTTGGGTCAGCTTGAGTGCCGTCCCGTGCTACCAGGAGCAGATGCCGTCTCTATTCCGCCGGAGGTGTGGTCGGAGCGCATCGGCTACGTAGCCGTACAGCTTGATGATTCGCTGCAAGAAGCAACATTGCTGGGATTTACTACTACAGTTCCAGACAGTGGCGAACTACCACTAGCTCAACTGCAACCCATCACCCTCTTGCCAGCATACATACAGCAAATTAGGCAAGCAAAACTGAGTTAG
- a CDS encoding TOBE-like domain-containing protein — translation MSVSVENVSKKFGSFQAVNQVSLEIRSGSLVALLGPSGSGKSTLLRLISGLETPDSGQIWLIGNDATYQPVQERNIGFVFQHYALFKHMTIRRNIGFGLEIRKVPKAKIRQRVEELLELVQLRGLGNRYPAQLSGGQRQRVALARALAAEPNVLLLDEPFGALDAKVRQELRAWLRRLHDEAHVTTVFVTHDQEEAMEVADEIVVMNQGRIEQVGTPAQIYEQPATPFVMRFIGPVNVLPSNACLFSDNGLKAVHAEMFVRPHDIQVHTCPNGTTAAALVKRIIHLGWEIQAELTLSDGQVITAHLTREQFAELSLQRGQKVFVKPKDAKCFLPNTNSV, via the coding sequence GTGAGTGTTTCAGTTGAAAACGTCTCGAAAAAATTTGGCTCTTTCCAAGCTGTTAACCAGGTCAGTTTGGAGATTAGAAGTGGCTCCCTGGTAGCGCTGCTGGGGCCTTCTGGGTCAGGTAAATCAACTTTACTCCGCCTGATTTCCGGACTGGAGACTCCCGATAGTGGCCAAATTTGGCTTATTGGCAATGATGCAACTTACCAGCCAGTGCAGGAGCGCAACATTGGCTTTGTCTTTCAGCACTATGCCCTGTTTAAGCACATGACCATTCGCCGGAACATTGGCTTTGGTTTAGAAATACGCAAGGTGCCCAAAGCCAAGATTCGCCAGCGGGTGGAAGAACTTTTGGAGTTGGTGCAGCTGAGGGGGTTAGGCAATCGCTATCCAGCTCAACTTTCTGGAGGGCAACGGCAACGGGTGGCTTTGGCAAGAGCTTTGGCCGCCGAACCTAATGTGTTGCTGTTGGATGAGCCCTTTGGGGCATTGGATGCTAAAGTTCGTCAAGAACTCCGCGCCTGGTTGCGCCGTCTGCACGACGAAGCCCATGTCACCACCGTCTTCGTCACTCATGACCAGGAAGAGGCGATGGAAGTGGCGGATGAAATCGTGGTAATGAACCAGGGTCGCATTGAGCAGGTGGGTACACCAGCACAGATTTACGAACAGCCAGCCACGCCGTTTGTAATGAGGTTCATTGGCCCGGTGAATGTGTTGCCCAGCAATGCCTGTCTGTTCAGCGACAACGGTCTGAAGGCTGTGCATGCAGAGATGTTTGTTCGTCCCCACGACATCCAGGTGCACACATGCCCTAACGGCACCACCGCTGCTGCCCTGGTCAAGCGCATCATTCACCTGGGCTGGGAGATTCAGGCTGAACTGACCCTCAGCGATGGACAGGTGATCACGGCTCACCTTACCCGCGAGCAGTTTGCAGAACTCAGCCTTCAGCGAGGTCAGAAGGTATTTGTCAAACCCAAAGATGCAAAGTGTTTTCTACCTAATACTAATTCAGTGTAA
- a CDS encoding IS630 transposase-related protein: MPAPYSDDLRSKVMAAINRGEKKSHVSQMFNISRDTIDRWLNRRDASGNVQAAQGYQRGHSHRISDWDEFRCFAQKYGDKTQAEMAQLWQGGMSERTMSRALARIGWTRKKTREAKLTGGLGN; encoded by the coding sequence ATGCCTGCTCCCTATAGTGATGATTTACGCTCAAAAGTGATGGCAGCGATCAACCGCGGTGAAAAGAAAAGTCATGTCAGCCAAATGTTCAACATCAGCCGCGACACGATTGACCGATGGTTGAACCGCCGCGACGCTAGCGGAAATGTGCAAGCAGCACAAGGCTATCAAAGAGGGCATAGTCACCGCATCAGCGATTGGGACGAGTTTCGCTGCTTTGCCCAAAAGTACGGTGACAAGACTCAAGCGGAAATGGCGCAACTGTGGCAGGGGGGTATGAGTGAACGCACGATGTCTCGTGCTTTGGCACGCATCGGCTGGACTCGAAAAAAAACTAGGGAGGCAAAGTTGACTGGAGGTTTAGGGAATTAG
- a CDS encoding ISNCY family transposase (programmed frameshift) encodes MWNKYDNCRRVRTLKGVVQLRLKVRRCATPECKRFCQAYRPEAEGKWALPQYEFGLDVIALVGSLRYQEHRSVLQIHQVLQTKSLSVSERTVSNLLARYDELVAVKMSQPERIGKIVAQQSQVILAIDGMQPDVGHEVLWVIREVLSGEILLAKTLLSSTSEDLAPMLVQLKQSLSVPIVGVISDGHSSIRKAVASALPEVAHGLCHFHYLREAAKPIYEADRHAKKELKKRVRGVRKIERSVSQKPNDGINEVVEGYCQAVRAALTDDGRPPLDAAGLTLQKRLSAIDHSLGRMGSKGGLPQRLTQLKQIIAIALEQTAALWQPIATAFDWVHQVATILDNDTQLNGQGVRSTLEELLRVMECGKGQAGSLVPGIDHFLKVTCSYAPGLFHCYDIECLPRTNNDLEQLFGRWRHHQRRCSGRKVAPASLVVRGPVQIVAAIATQLRSFTADDLATVAINTWRSIRADLNCHQHKRNQQRQFRRCPATYLAHLEQKLLQLILPI; translated from the exons ATGTGGAACAAATATGACAACTGCCGTCGGGTGCGAACACTTAAGGGAGTGGTGCAATTGCGGCTGAAGGTCAGGCGCTGTGCAACCCCTGAGTGCAAGCGATTCTGCCAAGCCTATCGACCGGAAGCGGAAGGGAAATGGGCATTGCCGCAGTATGAGTTTGGCTTGGATGTGATTGCCTTGGTGGGTAGCTTGCGTTATCAGGAGCATCGAAGTGTGCTGCAAATTCATCAAGTCTTACAGACCAAAAGCTTGAGTGTAAGCGAACGCACGGTGAGTAATCTGTTAGCTCGTTACGATGAACTGGTGGCAGTGAAAATGAGTCAACCAGAACGAATTGGCAAAATCGTTGCTCAACAATCACAAGTGATTTTAGCGATTGATGGGATGCAACCGGATGTGGGACATGAAGTGTTATGGGTGATCCGAGAAGTATTGAGTGGTGAGATTTTGCTGGCAAAGACGTTGTTATCCTCCACTAGTGAAGACCTTGCCCCAATGCTTGTACAACTGAAGCAATCACTGAGCGTACCCATTGTGGGTGTAATTAGTGATGGACACTCCTCAATTCGTAAAGCCGTAGCAAGTGCTTTGCCTGAAGTAGCGCATGGGTTGTGTCATTTCCACTACCTGCGTGAAGCAGCCAAGCCAATTTATGAAGCAGACCGACATGCCAAAAAGGAACTTAAAAAACGGGTGCGAGGCGTACGCAAGATTGAACGAAGCGTGAGCCAGAAACCCAATGATGGCATCAACGAAGTGGTGGAGGGGTATTGTCAAGCGGTGCGTGCAGCCCTCACCGATGATGGTCGTCCTCCGCTCGATGCGGCTGGGTTGACCTTACAGAAACGCTTGAGTGCAATTGACCACAGTTTAGGCCGTATGG GCTCAAAAGGGGGACTACCGCAGCGACTGACCCAGTTAAAGCAGATTATTGCTATCGCACTTGAGCAAACTGCAGCACTCTGGCAACCCATTGCCACTGCTTTCGATTGGGTTCATCAAGTGGCAACAATTTTGGACAATGACACGCAACTGAATGGGCAAGGTGTGCGTTCCACTTTGGAGGAGTTACTACGAGTCATGGAGTGTGGCAAAGGACAAGCAGGCAGTCTAGTCCCTGGAATTGATCATTTTCTCAAGGTGACTTGCAGTTATGCACCAGGATTGTTTCACTGTTATGACATTGAATGCTTACCTAGAACCAATAATGACTTAGAACAACTGTTTGGTCGTTGGCGACATCATCAACGTCGTTGTAGTGGACGCAAAGTTGCTCCTGCTTCTCTGGTGGTCCGAGGTCCAGTGCAAATCGTGGCAGCAATTGCGACTCAACTACGTTCGTTTACCGCTGACGACTTGGCAACCGTTGCGATAAACACTTGGCGATCTATTCGAGCAGATCTCAATTGTCACCAACACAAGCGCAATCAACAACGACAATTTCGCCGTTGCCCAGCAACCTATTTAGCTCATCTGGAGCAGAAGCTTCTCCAGCTAATTTTGCCAATCTAG
- a CDS encoding IS4 family transposase — translation MRITAVEEVQGFAVEKDRSSIVNKTYLLKMLPQFYQTCFQNLLTPTHYKMLQILVMLLQFHKQVTIERLATVFPQPIKFENRRRSIQRFLLLPQLSIKSLWFPVLKRWVKSYKLKKGNRLALAIDRTGWRDQNIFVISLIEERRAIPVYWLSLPKQGCSNLWEQKVLVRPVLQLFKGYRILLLADREFHSVKLANWLHSKGVDFVLRQKQGTYIRQANQSYQRLNTLGLVPGVSFFLHDIQATKQKGFGQFNLAGYYPRKYRGKVEASEWYLLTNLKSIDAAIKAFKLRSGIEAMFKDCKTGGYNLESTHALGQRLISLILLIAIAYSCAVLAGRKWRPMGLQKYIGRLQELKRIQRRHSAFWLGLYGHLWVGAMEFCSDLAASLMQLKPEKLPYFQRGLRAMALIQSAL, via the coding sequence TTGAGAATTACTGCTGTAGAGGAAGTGCAGGGTTTTGCGGTAGAAAAAGATAGGTCAAGTATTGTCAACAAGACCTATCTATTGAAAATGCTGCCTCAATTCTATCAAACTTGCTTTCAAAACTTACTGACTCCGACACACTACAAGATGCTGCAAATCTTGGTAATGCTGTTGCAGTTCCACAAACAAGTGACAATTGAAAGACTCGCAACAGTATTTCCACAACCAATAAAATTCGAGAATCGTCGCCGCAGTATCCAACGTTTCTTGTTGTTACCACAACTGAGTATTAAATCCCTCTGGTTTCCTGTGCTGAAACGATGGGTAAAAAGTTACAAGTTGAAAAAAGGAAATCGTCTGGCGCTTGCGATTGACAGAACTGGGTGGCGCGACCAAAACATTTTTGTTATTAGTTTAATTGAAGAGCGAAGAGCGATACCAGTTTACTGGCTATCATTACCGAAACAAGGATGTAGCAATCTCTGGGAGCAGAAAGTATTAGTTCGTCCAGTATTGCAGTTATTTAAAGGATATCGAATTTTGCTATTGGCAGACCGGGAATTTCATAGTGTAAAACTGGCGAATTGGTTACACAGTAAGGGTGTGGACTTTGTTTTACGGCAAAAGCAGGGGACTTATATTCGCCAAGCGAATCAGTCATACCAACGTTTAAACACACTGGGATTAGTACCTGGAGTATCGTTCTTTCTCCATGATATTCAAGCCACGAAACAAAAAGGTTTTGGTCAATTCAATTTAGCTGGTTATTATCCACGTAAATACCGAGGTAAGGTCGAAGCATCTGAGTGGTACCTACTGACTAACCTTAAGAGTATTGACGCCGCAATCAAAGCATTTAAGCTTCGTAGTGGGATTGAGGCGATGTTTAAAGACTGTAAAACGGGTGGCTATAACTTGGAATCGACTCATGCTCTTGGTCAACGGTTGATCTCACTGATTTTATTAATTGCAATTGCCTATAGCTGTGCCGTTTTAGCAGGTCGCAAGTGGCGACCAATGGGGTTACAAAAATATATTGGTCGCCTGCAAGAATTAAAGCGAATACAGCGTCGGCATAGTGCATTTTGGCTCGGTTTGTATGGTCATTTATGGGTGGGTGCAATGGAGTTTTGCTCAGATTTAGCAGCGAGTTTAATGCAATTAAAGCCTGAGAAACTGCCCTATTTTCAGAGAGGTCTACGTGCTATGGCATTGATTCAGTCTGCTTTGTAG
- a CDS encoding DEAD/DEAH box helicase, translating to MTFRGLFVGIDRYASPDISWLSCARRDAVALRALFGDALGGEAKLLVDQEATYSAIQEQLAQLATSDEDDVVVVAFSGHGTETHQLVTYDTDVYDLASTSISLDTLTELISRILARRLICFLDCCFSGGMGAKVLKVETVARNLNSAESAIAQLSGEGRIILTASSPTEPAYENTRFGHGLLTYYLLEALQGAEEVQQSGKLAVYRLLEYVTQRVMDAAAGLGKPQHPTLRGQINGELIWPVFKPGARYRAAFPERAHPEVTPDIQSLEAYGFPPALLQAWAGAIPSLNSLQLAALNEFKLLEGEHLVVSAPTSSGKTMVGELAALRGVLERKRALFLLPLKALVSDKLRSFNEIYGSFGIITIAATGETDDITPLLRGQYDLCLLTYEKFAAVVLANPHVLEQVGTVVVDEVQMIADESRGINLEFILILLRMRQRQGIEPQAIALSAVIGDTNGLERWLGARLLRRNQRGSVAKNIWSCKVKVWGC from the coding sequence ATGACTTTCAGAGGGCTGTTTGTTGGCATTGACCGTTATGCCTCACCAGACATTTCGTGGTTGAGTTGCGCGAGGCGGGATGCTGTAGCACTACGTGCCCTGTTTGGTGACGCTCTTGGCGGAGAGGCAAAACTGCTGGTAGATCAAGAAGCTACCTACTCAGCAATTCAAGAGCAACTTGCTCAGCTGGCTACAAGCGACGAAGATGACGTTGTTGTCGTTGCATTTTCAGGACATGGAACGGAAACCCATCAGCTGGTCACTTACGACACTGATGTCTATGACCTAGCTAGCACGTCTATTTCCCTCGATACTCTGACTGAGTTAATTTCTCGGATTCTCGCGCGTCGATTAATCTGCTTTCTGGATTGCTGTTTTTCAGGTGGCATGGGTGCAAAGGTACTGAAAGTCGAGACGGTAGCACGAAACTTGAACTCGGCAGAAAGTGCTATTGCTCAGTTATCTGGGGAAGGACGAATCATTCTTACAGCATCAAGTCCGACAGAACCTGCTTACGAAAACACTCGGTTTGGTCACGGGTTGCTGACTTACTATTTGCTGGAGGCACTACAAGGTGCTGAGGAAGTGCAGCAATCCGGTAAGTTAGCAGTCTACCGATTGCTTGAGTACGTTACCCAACGTGTAATGGATGCTGCTGCTGGGCTAGGCAAGCCGCAGCACCCTACTCTGCGTGGTCAAATAAATGGGGAATTAATCTGGCCTGTATTCAAACCAGGAGCGCGTTATCGAGCTGCTTTTCCAGAGCGAGCGCACCCTGAAGTCACCCCTGACATTCAAAGTCTTGAAGCCTATGGATTTCCGCCAGCTTTGCTTCAGGCATGGGCAGGAGCTATTCCATCACTTAATTCATTGCAGCTGGCTGCACTCAACGAATTCAAATTGCTGGAGGGTGAGCATTTGGTTGTGTCAGCACCCACCTCCTCTGGCAAAACTATGGTTGGTGAACTGGCTGCCTTAAGAGGTGTGCTGGAACGCAAGCGGGCATTGTTTCTGCTGCCACTCAAAGCCTTGGTTAGTGACAAACTCAGAAGCTTCAATGAAATTTATGGCTCTTTTGGCATCATAACGATTGCAGCGACAGGAGAGACTGATGATATCACACCATTACTTCGAGGTCAGTATGACCTCTGCTTACTGACCTACGAAAAATTTGCTGCTGTAGTCCTTGCCAATCCGCACGTACTTGAGCAAGTCGGTACTGTTGTCGTTGACGAAGTACAAATGATTGCTGACGAGTCTCGCGGTATAAACCTAGAGTTTATCTTGATCCTGCTGCGGATGCGCCAGCGGCAAGGAATCGAACCCCAGGCCATTGCTCTGTCTGCGGTGATTGGAGATACAAATGGACTGGAGCGGTGGTTAGGAGCACGCTTGCTGCGACGTAACCAGCGAGGTTCTGTTGCAAAAAATATTTGGTCGTGCAAGGTAAAAGTGTGGGGCTGCTAG